The Stigmatella aurantiaca DW4/3-1 genome contains the following window.
TGACGGACACCGTGCGCGCGTCCCCTCCCGCGGCAGCCAGGGTGAGCGTGGCGGTGTCCCGGGTGTTGTCCGCGTCCTCCGCGGCCGTCACGGTGACGGACTGGGGCGTGTTCCAGTTGGCCGGAGTAAAGGTGAGGGAGGCGCCGCTGGACACCGTGACGTCCGTATCCCCCGCGGTCCGAGCCACCGTGACGGTGACACTCCGCTGGGGGGACTTGGAGAACGCCACCGTCAAGGAGGCCGTCTCCCCCTCGGTCATCGTCAATGCCGTGGAGGACAGCACCAGCCGCGCTGTGTTGTCGTCGATGGTCACCGCCTGGACCGTCTCGGGGCTCAGCCCCGGGGCGGACACCGTGAAGGCCGCGCGGTCCGGCTCCGCGTCCGGATCCTCGGCGGCGGCGAGGACGACGCGCTGGAGCTGGTTCCAGTTGGCGGGCGTGAAGGTGAGCTGCGCGCCGCCCACCACCGTCAGGTCCGTGTCTCCCGAGGCCCGCGCCACGCTGACGGGGATGTCCTCGGTGGGCGCCTCGGCCAGCCGCACCGTGAACACGGAGTTGCCGCCCTCGACGACCGTCACGTTCAGCGCCGAGACGATGAGCTTCTGCCCGGTGGCGGCGGGAAGGATCCGCTTGATGGAGTTCGAGGTGACGCCCACGACGTACAGCGCGCCATCGGGCCCCACGTCCATGTCCACGGCCTGATTGAAGCCGCTGCCCCAGGCGTCCACGGTGGCCACCGAGTTGTCCGCGGCCAGCGTGGCGCGCACCAGCCGTCCGGAGTTGTAGTCCCCAAAGAAGAAGTTCCCGCGGTAGTCGTTCGGGAAGAGCGTGGAGTCGTAGAAGATGCCCCCGGTGATGGAACCGCCCAGGTCCTGGGTCACCGCCGTGCCGCCCCCGCTCGCCGCATCCGGTCCGGTCTGGGCCGCCGTCCACGCCCGGGCGTCCGGCACGTTGGCCACATAGTAGACCCCATTGAAGCTCGCGTCCGTCACGCCGGCCACGGTGATCTTCTCGCCCTTGCGGAAGCCGTGGTCCCCGGTGGTGGTGAAGGTGACGGTGCCTCCACTTCTCACGGCCCCCGTCGCGGTGAGGGTGCGCGTGTCCGTGCCGTTGGTGCGGTACTTGATGACCGGGGTGATGTAGCCCGCGGGCTGGTTGTTCTCGAAGTCGTTGTAGCCGGCGTGGTCTCTCCGGTTCGGGACGAAGATCTGTTCGTAGCCCGTGCCCACCGTGTTCACCCACAGCTTCCCGGTGCCCGGCTGGAACGTGAAGGTGAAGGGATTGCGGAAGCCGCGCGCCCAGATGTATTCGTTGTTGGGACCCACCCCATCGTTGAAGGGGTTGTCGTTGGCGGGGGTGCCGTCCAGCTCGGCCCGGCTCACCTTGGCCGCCATCGAGATGAGATCCGCATCCACGCCCGTGCCGTTGCCGAGGTCTCCGATGGCCCAGTACAGCTTGCCATCCGGGCCGAACCCGATCGCGCCACCGTCATGGTTCTGCCCGGCGGTCGGCAGGTTGTCGACGAGCACCGTGCGCGCCGTGCCCACGCCGTTGGAGTCCGTGTAACGGACGATCTGCTGCTTGGCGTTGGTGGCCGTGAGGAACAGGTAGACGTAGCGGTTGACGGCGTAGTTCGGATCGAATGCGATGCCGATGAGGCCACACTCGCTGTTGGTGTAGACGGTCTCCGAGGCGAACTCGGCCGTGGCCAGGGTGGCGCCCTGCGTGACGAGTGCCCCATCGCGCATCGTCGCGACGAGCACCTTGCCATTCTTCTGCGTGATGAAGAGCCGCCCCGAGCCATCGGGCGCCCAGGCCAGTCCGGTGGCGGGGATGAGGGCGGACGAGGTGTACACCGTCTCCTGGAAGCCGGCTGGCACAGCGGCCAGCGCGGGAAACGCCAGGAGCCCGAGGAGAACGAGGGTGGTACGAGGCGAGCGCATGCGTCATCCTAGCCAGCCGAGCCGAGGATGACACAGTGGAATGGGCAGGCCGGTTTACACCAGCGCCCGGCGCAGGATGAAGGCTCCAGACATCAGCGCAGCGCCCCGGACAATGAACTCCACTCCCACCAATGTCCCCACCACCCACAAGGCTGAACTCGGCCCCTGGGCGAAGAGCATCACGCCCAGCAGAAAGGACACGACGCCCGAGGCGAAGTCCCATCCCCAGGACGGATAACGGTCGAGCAGCGAGGTGACTCCCCGGAAGATCCCTCCGGTGAAGAAGTAGCCCGCCAGGAGGAGCGTCACCGTGGCCAGGCCGGCCAGGGGCCGGAACAGCATCAGGCCTCCGACCACCAGCGAGAGAATGCCTCCGAGCAGATACAAGAAGAACGGTCCGTTCTTCCGCCGGCGGAAGGCATAGAAGACTTCCAGCCCGCCCGCGACGAGCAGGAACGTGCCGAGCAAGAGGATGGAGACCAAGCCTGTGATGAACGAGCTGCTGAGGGCGATGAG
Protein-coding sequences here:
- a CDS encoding PQQ-dependent sugar dehydrogenase translates to MRSPRTTLVLLGLLAFPALAAVPAGFQETVYTSSALIPATGLAWAPDGSGRLFITQKNGKVLVATMRDGALVTQGATLATAEFASETVYTNSECGLIGIAFDPNYAVNRYVYLFLTATNAKQQIVRYTDSNGVGTARTVLVDNLPTAGQNHDGGAIGFGPDGKLYWAIGDLGNGTGVDADLISMAAKVSRAELDGTPANDNPFNDGVGPNNEYIWARGFRNPFTFTFQPGTGKLWVNTVGTGYEQIFVPNRRDHAGYNDFENNQPAGYITPVIKYRTNGTDTRTLTATGAVRSGGTVTFTTTGDHGFRKGEKITVAGVTDASFNGVYYVANVPDARAWTAAQTGPDAASGGGTAVTQDLGGSITGGIFYDSTLFPNDYRGNFFFGDYNSGRLVRATLAADNSVATVDAWGSGFNQAVDMDVGPDGALYVVGVTSNSIKRILPAATGQKLIVSALNVTVVEGGNSVFTVRLAEAPTEDIPVSVARASGDTDLTVVGGAQLTFTPANWNQLQRVVLAAAEDPDAEPDRAAFTVSAPGLSPETVQAVTIDDNTARLVLSSTALTMTEGETASLTVAFSKSPQRSVTVTVARTAGDTDVTVSSGASLTFTPANWNTPQSVTVTAAEDADNTRDTATLTLAAAGGDARTVSVTVKDNDPSAPRITSTPLITAVVGALYRYEVVAEGLPAPTFSLTSSAQGPSIDANSGVLLWTPAGVGTVDMQVIASNGVSPDASQSFQVAVKADEPPSAVLTRPTEGERVSGSTAEFFGDCVDDVGCTRAEFYVDGVLASTDAQPSGHYHYGGEHNRWDTTSLRPGAHQVRMVVYDTAGQRAEAEVKVCVGDGECVPPEQPGQGDGGTEPDGGTEPPPEDDSSGCGCGAGSGGALAWLGMLLVLRGRRARGG
- a CDS encoding HdeD family acid-resistance protein produces the protein MASIQRLPSERAVSALWGGPFVVGLLLTVLGLIALSSSFITGLVSILLLGTFLLVAGGLEVFYAFRRRKNGPFFLYLLGGILSLVVGGLMLFRPLAGLATVTLLLAGYFFTGGIFRGVTSLLDRYPSWGWDFASGVVSFLLGVMLFAQGPSSALWVVGTLVGVEFIVRGAALMSGAFILRRALV